The Setaria viridis chromosome 6, Setaria_viridis_v4.0, whole genome shotgun sequence genome includes the window TTGCAATCTTCGGGCAAAGCAATGGTAACTGCAAGAGAATTCAGTTAGACAAACATATGAGGTACAGAAGGTAGCAAAATATGGTTGGGACTTTGAGTTACCGGCTGTCATAAGATGGTGATCAATTCGGACGATGGACTTGTTCCTCTTGTTCAAACTCAAGAAATATATGAAATTGCTACTGTGCACTGAGAAGGGATGCAGCTGGTGCTCCCTGATTTCAATCTCTGCATTTCTCCATGAACCCAACCTGGAACTGTAAATCCTGAGCATTGTGCTATTGTCAGACTGAGCATACATAGCTGCCAGACAAAACTGCCCCTGAGCATCCCCTGGCACCAATGCAGACGCCACATATCTCTCTTGCAAGCCAATCTCACACCCAGGCACCGGAACCCAAGCAGTCCTCCTCAAGTATGGGTTCCAGATATAAAATTTCTCATCAGCTCTTTTCAGCAACAGGAAACCACTTCTGCAATCTGTGATTCGCGTGTCCTGTGGCATCTCCATGAGTGAAGCACTTATGTAAGAGACTGATCGCATAACTCCTTGAACATCGGCTCTTTTCTGCATTGTCACTACACTTGGCGCCATGGAGGTCATGACTACTGCAGCAACAAAGGGTGGTCTCCGATTCTGCGCTTCTGATCCATACCTCACCACCCGAAGAATGTTACGGCAGCAACATACAGCACGACAACGATCCCTTTGGCTCATTTTGGTCAGGATTTGTAGTATCATATCATCAGACAGGGAAAGGATGTGGGTTACCGATCGGACCTCTTCTTCGCCGCGGTCCTCTTCCGCAGAGCCCACAGCTTCATCGCTCACATTCTCTTCCACGGCCACCGAGCCCACCACAGCTTCTTCGCCGCCATCCTCTTCCGCAGCCACCGAGTCCACAGCTTCTTCGCTGCCATTCTCTTCCACGGCCACCGAGCCCGCAGCTTCTCCGCCGCCATCCACTTCCGCGGCCACCGGCTCTTCCACGCCCTCCATGAGAGCTTCGTCGTGTTGTTCTTCACTCTGCACGATCTGATCGTCACCGAAGTCCTGCTCCTCTGTTCTGTCGGAGCTCGGCGAGAAGGAAGCAGAACAACCCCGCGGCGCCTCCTCGAACTTCGGCACGTGCGGACCGTCCTTCTCGTTCCGGTACCGCTcatggcggcgctggcgctcgAGCATCCGCCCTCGGCGTGGCGTGGACGGCGGGGCGCGTGGGCCGTCCCGCTCGCCCTGGCGCCCATCGCGCTCGGGGCTGCGGAGCGGCGGCATGGAACGTGGACCGTCACGCTCGGCCAGGCGTCCTCCGTCGCGGCTGGGCCTGCGTggagaccgcggcggcggcattgaTCGCCGCCCCTCCCGCTCTCCACCGCGATCCTCGAATCCGGACGGCCTCGATGAGCGGGGATCATGGCGTGGTCGCTAGCGCCCCTCGCGCTCGCTCCTGGAGGGGAAGACCGGCGTGGGCGCGCGCGAGCCGTCGCGCCTGGAATCCCTCCCCTCGTGCTTGCTCCTGGAGCGGGAGACCGGCGTGCGAGCGCGCGACCTCGACGGCGGGGCGCGCGGGCCGCGCCGCGGTCCCCCGTGCTTCATCTTCCTCGTCGCGGGAGAAGTCGCGGTGGGGATTTCAGGGGCGGAAGGATTTGGCGgtttgtggcggtggtggtggtggggtggggtggaggGGAGGAGCACGGAGCACGCCGGTCTAGAGGGGCTTTGCTCTGACATGAGCTTTGTAGGGGCGGTTGAGGGGGCCGGGTCCAGAGCTTAGTCGTTTTCTTGATTGCtgtttgcttttcttttgtttctaaTACTACGTAATTACACAGCCGTAGTAAAATTGTTGCAGCAAATTTCTTATCATTATTTCGAAGAAATATCTGGTGGTAAATTTGTTGGGAATGCATGTGgtgcaaaccatctaccccGTACAACCTTGAAAATTATGAATCAAggtcacaagatgctaatccaaggTATAGGGTTAGTGGTGGAATTATTTCGCAGTTAAACCCTCCACCCGCCGGCCATTTTTGCGAATCCTCCCTACTCATTCGCCCATAACCCGTCCTGCCCCATCGCGAGTAGGCTGCCGCCGCCCATGTGCCCCTGGCAAGCCGCCGGCCCgcgtgctcctcgccgccgccccacctGGCGCTCCAGAAGGTGTTGACCATCCTGCGTGCAACCTCCTACTTGTCCTCACCGTCGATGACGACCACCGCAGTGGGCCCCGCGCTGCTGATGGTGCATCCCAGTGCCCTGCTTGCAGTGCCGCGGCCTTGACGACGGCCATGCCAGGTATGAGAGGCGTCCTAGTGGGCTCGACGATAGCGTCGGAGGACATAGCAGAGGCGATGAGGTCGGCGTCCCCATGCAAGACGGTGGCGATGAGCGTGGCGACCTGGCTGGAGTTGCGGACGTGGTGTTGGATGGGCACGGCCTTGGGTAGGGCGGCGCGCTCTTGCTGGTGGACGCCTCGAAGTTAGGGGTGACGAGGATGAAGTGGAGGAGTAGGACGGGCGGGGAGGCGAGCGGGACGAGATGGAAGGGGTCGTAGCTGCGGATGAGGATGAAGCCTCCGAGGATGGCGGGCGCGATGTTATCGGCGTGGAAGCACGTGGGCCTGCAGAGCACCAGGGGCGCACGGGCGGCGACAGCCTACTTGCGACCGCGATTTGGGACGGCGGCAGCCTACTCGCGATGGGGCAGGATGGGTTACAGGTGAATGGGCAACGGGATTTGTAAAAGTGGCCGACTGGGGGGTTTAACTGCGAAATAATCCTACCATTAACCCTATTCATTAGATTAGCATCTTATGATTTTGATTTATAGTATACAAGGTTGCACGGGTAGATAGTTTGCACCGTATGCATACGTTGCCAAATATGAAAATTTGTCATAATCGCTTCTTGCTTCCAGCACTCCGTAGTAATTTGTAGAGTTGTAGGTAGCCATCATGTATGTGACGGCAAAACCACATCATTACACAGCTGCGGGCCCGGTCAGGAGAAAATGACCGAGTGGTCCCTGTCCTCTcctcgctgccgcgccgcctccctaccggcgtggcggcgcccccctcccccctccgcccgcctcgccttcctgcgccggccgctcccatctcttcccctcctccccatTTCCACATGCCGCCTCCGCGACGCCCCTGCACTCCCCTCGTCCAGTTCCccaggcgccgccgcgtccccgcgcctccacctcggccccggcgccggcggcagcatgGAGGTAGCAACCCTCCTCCTGCCTTCCTGGCTGCGACCTCATGTGTGCTCGTATGGTCGTGTGCGTAGGCATCAGCTGCGCAGCGTGACCAACGTTGGGAGCACGGCTCCGTGACACGTCGCTGTTCCTGCAAGCAATTGAGGAGTTGTGTTTTGTCAGATTGTTTTTGCCTTCAACAAGAAATTGATTGACATAGCGTATACTGTATACTAGTGGTGACTCTAGAGTAATAGGACGACTAGATTTAAATGCTACTGATGTTTGGTGAAGAT containing:
- the LOC117860290 gene encoding uncharacterized protein isoform X2; its protein translation is MPPPRSPRRPSRDGGRLAERDGPRSMPPLRSPERDGRQGERDGPRAPPSTPRRGRMLERQRRHERYRNEKDGPHVPKFEEAPRGCSASFSPSSDRTEEQDFGDDQIVQSEEQHDEALMEGVEEPVAAEVDGGGEAAGSVAVEENGSEEAVDSVAAEEDGGEEAVVGSVAVEENVSDEAVGSAEEDRGEEEVRSVTHILSLSDDMILQILTKMSQRDRCRAVCCCRNILRVVRYGSEAQNRRPPFVAAVVMTSMAPSVVTMQKRADVQGVMRSVSYISASLMEMPQDTRITDCRSGFLLLKRADEKFYIWNPYLRRTAWVPVPGCEIGLQERYVASALVPGDAQGQFCLAAMYAQSDNSTMLRIYSSRLGSWRNAEIEIREHQLHPFSVHSSNFIYFLSLNKRNKSIVRIDHHLMTAVTIALPEDCKAGELMISRTEGELCLCKAEVKRIKGRKLLRSFRYKEGQWEEAWRHDIPEDSYWTRLIGFGEVNGLLIVGTGIAEMKVFQIEEGKWIDLQNCKISSAFALEMDSPFRGPFTLPTMDICG
- the LOC117860290 gene encoding uncharacterized protein isoform X1, with protein sequence MPPPRSPRRPSRDGGRLAERDGPRSMPPLRSPERDGRQGERDGPRAPPSTPRRGRMLERQRRHERYRNEKDGPHVPKFEEAPRGCSASFSPSSDRTEEQDFGDDQIVQSEEQHDEALMEGVEEPVAAEVDGGGEAAGSVAVEENGSEEAVDSVAAEEDGGEEAVVGSVAVEENVSDEAVGSAEEDRGEEEVRSVTHILSLSDDMILQILTKMSQRDRCRAVCCCRNILRVVRYGSEAQNRRPPFVAAVVMTSMAPSVVTMQKRADVQGVMRSVSYISASLMEMPQDTRITDCRSGFLLLKRADEKFYIWNPYLRRTAWVPVPGCEIGLQERYVASALVPGDAQGQFCLAAMYAQSDNSTMLRIYSSRLGSWRNAEIEIREHQLHPFSVHSSNFIYFLSLNKRNKSIVRIDHHLMTAVTIALPEDCKAGELMISRTEGELCLCKAEVKRIKGRKLLRSFRYKEGQWEEAWRHDIPEDSYWTRLIGFGEVNGLLIVGTGIAEMKVFQIEEGKWIDLQNCKISSAFALEMDSPFRGPFTLPTMDIYEHYFQEMK